The following nucleotide sequence is from Coleofasciculaceae cyanobacterium.
TTTCATCGAGATGGGCATGACGTATATTTAGTTGAAACACATAAGTATTGGCTATCGGGTCATCGTTTTTCCCGTGCTGTAAAAGGCTTTTATACCGTACCCGTACCCGAAAAAGAACCAGAAGCTTACTGTCAAGCTTTGATTGATATAGCCAAGCAACAAAACATCGATCTCTTTATTCCCGTATCTAGCCCCATTGCTAGTTATTATGATTCCTTAGCGAAAAAGGCTTTAGAACCCTATTGTGAATCAATTCATTTAGATCCAGGAGAAACGGCAATTCTCGACGATAAACACGCCTTTTGCTCTAAAGCAAGAGAATTAGGCTTGTCTGCACCTAAAGTATTTCGCATTAGCGATCCGCAACAAATATTAGATTTTGATTTTGAGCGTGACGGCAGCAAATATATAGTTAAAAGTATTCCCTACGATTCGGTATTGCGGTTAGATTTAACCAGATTACCCTTTCTGGGGATGGAAGAATATGTGCGTAACTTACCTATCAGCCCCGAAAAACCTTGGGTAATGCAGGAATTTATTCGCGGACAAGAATATTGCTTCCATGCCACAGCACGTAACGGCAAAATTAGACTACACTGTTGTTCCAAGTCTTCGCCTTTCCAGGTTAACTATGAACAGGTTAATAATCCCGCCATTTATCAGTGGGTAGAAACCTTGGTGCAGAAAATGAATCTAACAGGACAAATTTGTTTTGACATGATTCAAGTCGAAGACGGAACGGTATACCCCATTGAATGTAATCCCCGTCTCCATTCGGCTATTACTATGTTTCACGATCATCCAGGAGTAGCAAATGCCTATCTAACCGATGGTGAACCAGGAGAAGCACCTATTACTCCTTTGCCCGATAGCAAACCAACTTACTGGACGTATCACGAACTTTGGAGATTACTAAGTATTCGCTCTTTAAAAGAACTGAATGCCTGGTGGCAAAAGATGAGTCAAGGAACTGACGCTATTTTAAGCCCAGATGATCCTTTACCCTTTTTGATGCTCCATAATTGGCAAATTCCTTTGCTGCTACTCGATAATCTACGTCGTCTCAAAGGCTGGGTCAAAATAGATTTTAATATCGGCAAATTAGTCGAAATCGGCGGTGACTAGTAGCGGAAAAGCATTACCTTTTTCCTACTACTACAATACAAAATTAATTATTCAATCAAACAATGGTCTCAACTAGCGCAAATCCGAATACAGAAGCTAAAAAAAGAGCTTTCAATTTAATGTTGACCTTTGTTAAAAGTCAATGTGTTTATGTGGCAACCCGCTTGGGCATCTTCGATCTATTGAACGATCGCGGAGAACAAACGGTAGAAAGTTTAGCTCAAGCAACTAATACTGATACCGAACGACTCTATTTTATTCTGCGTGCATTGGCTCATGTGGAAGTATTAGCCGAAAAAGCAGGACGAGTATTTGCCCCAACCGAAACCTCTACTTTACTAGTCACCAATCAAGAACCATCCGCAGGACATTTGTTAATGCACCTGATCGAACCCGCGCAATGGGATGCCTGGAAAGTATTACCAGAAGCTTTGGCTAAAGGAGTAGTTCCTTTTGAACTAGCCAACAATCAAGGTGTTTATCAATATTGCTACGATAACAAGTGGAGTAAAAACACTTTTGTCAAAGCGATGAGTTTTTTGACCAACTCTCAGGTAGAAGGATTACTCGATGCCTATGATTTTGGTCAGTATGAAACCGTAATGGATGTCGGCGGTGGACAAGGTGGTTTAATTGCCAATATTGTTAAGCGTTATGGCTGCAAGGGAATTTTGTTTGATGTGCCAGATGTGGCAGAAACCGCCAGAGAATATATCAGTAGTTTGGGTGTCGATCCAAATGCTATAGAGATTAAAACGGGAGATGTTTTTCAGTCAGTGCCAACAGGGGCGAAGGCGATCGTCATGAAGCACTTTATCTCCGCCTGGAGTGATGAAGATGCGATGAAAATTCTCGCCAATTGCAAAGCAGCACTTCCTGATGATGGCAAACTGATTTTATTACAGTCTTTTGTCCCCGATCTCGACGAACCAAAAACCGCAGCCGATGGTATTATGCCTGGTATCTTTGCGGTACAAATTAATGTAGCAACTGCTGGTGGTGGCTGGCGGACCAAAAAACAGTTTCAGGAATTGTTTGAAAAAAGCGGCTTTAAACTAGAACGAATTATCAAAACCGATAATAGCCTATCGGGAATGGAATTCAGCATATTAACTTGAAATAATAATCATGTCGATCGCTCTGTCTTTCATTTTCTTTTTGATCTTATTTACCGTAGTCGGGATTTATGCTGCAACGCAACAACAGGATACGACTACCGATTATTTGTTAGCAGGAAGAAAGGTTAACCCTTGGGCGATCGCTTTATCTGCTTTGTCTACTGGGCAAAGCGGATTTTTATTTACTGGGCAAGTGGGATATTCCTATACGCAAGGTTTATCATCGATTTGGTTGGCAATTGGCTGGGCGATCGGTGATTATTTGGCTTGGCTATTAGTATTTAAAAAATTACGTCTAGTTTCAGAAGCTTCAGATTCGGAAACTGTACCTGCATTTTTGGCACAAAAACAACCAGGTTATCGTTGGATTACGGTTATTGCCGCACTGATTACGATTTTATTTCTGGGTGCTTATGCTGCTGCACAACTGCTAGCAGGAAGCAAAGCACTCAACAGCCTGTTTGGTTGGGATTATGCCTGGGGCAATGTTATTGGGGCAGTTGTTGTCGTAATTTACTGCTTTTCCGGGGGAATTAGGGCATCAATTTGGACAGATTCAGTCCAAACCATCGTGATGATTGGTGCATTGTTGATGTTGCTGGGAGTAACGCTCTCGGTTGGTGGTGGAGTTGGTGACATATATAATAATTTAAGCGAGATAGATACCAACTTAGTAAGCTTGTTTCCCTCAAATTTAGCCTGGGGATTCTTCCCGTTTTTGCTCGGCTGGTTAGCGGCGGGATTTGGTGCTGTAGGGCAGCCTCATATTGTAGTGCGGGCAATGGCAATTGATTCGGCAGATAATATGGGAAAAGCGCGAGATATTAGAACTATTGGCGGTTTTATTACAGCTTTTAGCGCGATATTTATCGGGTTAGCAGCTAGAGTATTATTACCCGACTTAAACGATCCAGAATTAGCACTATTGAACTTATCACAAAATCTCTTACCAGGAATTTTGGTTGGAGTAATCTTGGCTGGCTTGTTCGCAGCGACGATTTCTACGGCGGATTCTCAGATTTTATCTTGCTCTGCGGCTCTGACTCAAGACTTATTTCCTGGGTTAGCTAAGTCGTATCGATTCGCCAAAATCGGTACTTTAATCGTCACCGCAATTGTCTTGGTAATTGCTTTAGCTAATAACGATAGTGTGTTTAGCTTGATTACCTTTGCCTGGTCAATTTTAGCTTCTGGTTTGGGAGTTTTACTAATTTTGCGGTGCTTTGAAAAACCTGTCTCTACTCCTGTTGCGATCGCCATTATGCTATCGGGAATTGCCGTTTCTCTGTTTTGGAAATTAAGTTTACAGTTATCAGATGCGGTATATGAAGTTTTTCCAGGTATGGCTGCGGGATTGATAGTTTACTTAATCGCTTGTTTGTTGATAAGACCAAAAAAAGTTTAGGTTTTCTTAGCGATTCGCTTCTATTTTGGCGATCGCTTATTCAAACGCAATAGTACCGCGATCGAATACTTTCCCATTCTGACCAATGCCTTGAATTTCTAGCCGTTTTGGATAAACATCAATGGTAGCAAAGCTCAATTTTGCTGCTGAATGAGCAGTCCAATCAGAACTTCCTACTGGACGGGTTTTTGCTCCCGCACCACAGGTTAAGTAAGTCGTTCCTTCAATTGATTCGGTACGTTCGTAATTATGATCGTGACCATTAAGATAAAACTGAACTCCATAACGAGCAAACAGCGGTGAAAGCTTGGCAATTAGTTCGGGACTACTGCCGTGAACTCCTGAAGAATATAGCGGGTGATGTCCAAAAACGATTTTCCAAGTGGCGGTGGATTTGGCTAGGTTTTTTTCTAGCCAGTCAAGCTGTGCTGACCAGTCAGCATTAAAATTAGTATCGAGAGCAAAAAACTGCACGATACTTTGAGTAAAAGTATAGTAGCGTCCCTGCATATTAAATGCTGAATAGTTAATCTGATCGATACCATTGTTGGTTTGCACGTCATGATTGCCCAAAACCGCATAGAAAGGTACTTCTTGTTTTCTCAGGAAACGATAGGGTCGTCCGAATGTCGCTCCAACCCTTTCAATCTCGCCATTCTCATAAATATTATCCCCAGTCATGAGAACTAGCTTATAGGAATGCTGTAGATAATAGTCGTTCATCACATCAGCGATCGCTAATTGTCCTTCATTTCCTGTCCCCACATCTCCCAAAGCAACAAAGCCAAACAAGGGCAAATCATTAGAAGTAGCTGCCTGAATTGACCAATAGTGATTACCTAAAGCTAATCCGAGTCCGCTTATTCCTCCCCAATACAACAATTTACGACGTTTCAATAGTTTAATTTCTCCTCTTTGACAATTTGAAAATCAATTGATATACTTCGGTTTCTTTGGCTGTTATGCTATATCTACTAAAAATCACTATAGATATTTAAATTGATTAGAATTAGTCAAACATAAAGTAAGTAATATAGCGATAATGTTTGACAATGTTTTATTATGCAAACTTTTTTACAAAAACTAGTTAAATTTTGGCGCAGCCATATTCATCTTAGAATTACTTCTCTAATCGCTACGGTAGGGACAGTAGGAATAGTTAGCTGCTTATTAATCATCTATGTGGTTGCTCAAATTTCTGATGAAGTTTTAGAGCAAGAAGCTTTTGCTTTCGATCGCGTAATTCTGCTGTGGGTTCACTCCTTTGCTAATCCAACTCTTGATCGCATAATGCAGCTCATCACTCGCCTCAACGATCCAGATGTGGTTAGTATAATTGCTGGCTTTGCCCTAATACTGTTGCTTTGGAAACGTTGTTATCCAGAAGCCAAAATATTTGTTATTAACTGTGCCGGAGGTGTAATTCTAAGTTATGGACTGAAGTCTATATTTGGTAAAACCCGTCCCGATCTGTGGCAATCAGCCATTAAAGAAGTTTCTTTTAGCTATCCCAGTGGTCATGCTTTAGGTTCAATAGTGTTATACGGATTTTTAGCTTATCTTTTTGCAACTCGATTTCCTCAATTCTCCTGGCTTATTTATTTGCTGGCAGTTACTTTTATAGGTGCAATTGGTCTAAGTCGTTTATATTTAGGAGTACATTGGCCGACTGATATCGTTGGTGGTTATGGCATTGGCTTTTTGTGGCTGACATTCTGTATCACGATGTTGAAGTTACAGAAGCTAGAGTAGACGGCTACACAGTTTGCTACCATATTCTTTTAAGCTCGACGCCTTATTTAGCTTTATTTAAACGATGTCTTGATTTTTTTGCCAATATTTAGCAGATTACCACCAAAAAGATGGCGATCGAGACGTTTGATTTGCCCCGAGAAATCTTGTTCGTGATATCTTCTAGAAATCTTAATAATACCATCAACTAAATCATCACGACCAAGCTGAGATAAAGGTTGAATTAGCTCAAGATAGCAGTTTTCTCCATAAGCATCGCTGAGATAACAATTTTCAACTAATAATTCGTAAGAAACATCTTTTTCAACAAAGGTATCTACTCGATCTAACAATCCTAATGCCAGTAATGCAGTCTTGGTTTTGAGGCACTTATAACACTTTCCGCAGTTATAGTTACCTTGACTGTAGCTGCTTTTTTCGTTGCATACCCTAAGATTTTTTAAAGCTACATCCCATTTGGCTATCAATTTAATTTTTTCTAGCCTAGACAAAGCAGCATTTTCATGACGAATTTGCAGCCCAAAATTGCTATATAAACCGTCTAATAGAGGATGAGAACCCCAAGGCTCTAAACTGGCATAATCATAAGTAGAGGCAATTGAAGCGATAGTTAATCTGGGTGCAAAAGCATGAGCAATCGCCGCTAAAAACGAGCCAAGATACTCAAGTCGCCAAAAACTAAAGTTGGGATCTAAATCTCTAAAATGAGCATAAGCGTTTGTAGA
It contains:
- a CDS encoding ATP-grasp enzyme; translation: MAQRLFISRSGSAIAKNLGTLILLLLLLPFNLGMIVASLIGSVISGKGISRSPLETPGDRALNPVEPKKILITGAKMTKALQLARSFHRDGHDVYLVETHKYWLSGHRFSRAVKGFYTVPVPEKEPEAYCQALIDIAKQQNIDLFIPVSSPIASYYDSLAKKALEPYCESIHLDPGETAILDDKHAFCSKARELGLSAPKVFRISDPQQILDFDFERDGSKYIVKSIPYDSVLRLDLTRLPFLGMEEYVRNLPISPEKPWVMQEFIRGQEYCFHATARNGKIRLHCCSKSSPFQVNYEQVNNPAIYQWVETLVQKMNLTGQICFDMIQVEDGTVYPIECNPRLHSAITMFHDHPGVANAYLTDGEPGEAPITPLPDSKPTYWTYHELWRLLSIRSLKELNAWWQKMSQGTDAILSPDDPLPFLMLHNWQIPLLLLDNLRRLKGWVKIDFNIGKLVEIGGD
- a CDS encoding methyltransferase, encoding MVSTSANPNTEAKKRAFNLMLTFVKSQCVYVATRLGIFDLLNDRGEQTVESLAQATNTDTERLYFILRALAHVEVLAEKAGRVFAPTETSTLLVTNQEPSAGHLLMHLIEPAQWDAWKVLPEALAKGVVPFELANNQGVYQYCYDNKWSKNTFVKAMSFLTNSQVEGLLDAYDFGQYETVMDVGGGQGGLIANIVKRYGCKGILFDVPDVAETAREYISSLGVDPNAIEIKTGDVFQSVPTGAKAIVMKHFISAWSDEDAMKILANCKAALPDDGKLILLQSFVPDLDEPKTAADGIMPGIFAVQINVATAGGGWRTKKQFQELFEKSGFKLERIIKTDNSLSGMEFSILT
- a CDS encoding sodium/proline symporter; translated protein: MSIALSFIFFLILFTVVGIYAATQQQDTTTDYLLAGRKVNPWAIALSALSTGQSGFLFTGQVGYSYTQGLSSIWLAIGWAIGDYLAWLLVFKKLRLVSEASDSETVPAFLAQKQPGYRWITVIAALITILFLGAYAAAQLLAGSKALNSLFGWDYAWGNVIGAVVVVIYCFSGGIRASIWTDSVQTIVMIGALLMLLGVTLSVGGGVGDIYNNLSEIDTNLVSLFPSNLAWGFFPFLLGWLAAGFGAVGQPHIVVRAMAIDSADNMGKARDIRTIGGFITAFSAIFIGLAARVLLPDLNDPELALLNLSQNLLPGILVGVILAGLFAATISTADSQILSCSAALTQDLFPGLAKSYRFAKIGTLIVTAIVLVIALANNDSVFSLITFAWSILASGLGVLLILRCFEKPVSTPVAIAIMLSGIAVSLFWKLSLQLSDAVYEVFPGMAAGLIVYLIACLLIRPKKV
- a CDS encoding metallophosphoesterase, which translates into the protein MKRRKLLYWGGISGLGLALGNHYWSIQAATSNDLPLFGFVALGDVGTGNEGQLAIADVMNDYYLQHSYKLVLMTGDNIYENGEIERVGATFGRPYRFLRKQEVPFYAVLGNHDVQTNNGIDQINYSAFNMQGRYYTFTQSIVQFFALDTNFNADWSAQLDWLEKNLAKSTATWKIVFGHHPLYSSGVHGSSPELIAKLSPLFARYGVQFYLNGHDHNYERTESIEGTTYLTCGAGAKTRPVGSSDWTAHSAAKLSFATIDVYPKRLEIQGIGQNGKVFDRGTIAFE
- a CDS encoding phosphatase PAP2 family protein, whose translation is MQTFLQKLVKFWRSHIHLRITSLIATVGTVGIVSCLLIIYVVAQISDEVLEQEAFAFDRVILLWVHSFANPTLDRIMQLITRLNDPDVVSIIAGFALILLLWKRCYPEAKIFVINCAGGVILSYGLKSIFGKTRPDLWQSAIKEVSFSYPSGHALGSIVLYGFLAYLFATRFPQFSWLIYLLAVTFIGAIGLSRLYLGVHWPTDIVGGYGIGFLWLTFCITMLKLQKLE